The proteins below are encoded in one region of Podarcis raffonei isolate rPodRaf1 chromosome 8, rPodRaf1.pri, whole genome shotgun sequence:
- the SESN2 gene encoding sestrin-2 isoform X4: MMVADSESCDAPGVQGYLPCKSLGTLRSKEDRGVKIPRQLGRGPSSFIPVEEILQEGVESAQRRLFIEAFVSTGRVDNITMVMGLHPEYLTSFWKTQYLLLRMDGPLPYHKRHYIAIMAAARHQCSYLVGFHMGEFLQVGGDPEWLRGLQYAPQKLRNLNEINKILAHRPWLITKEHIEALLKTSDNSWSLAELIQALVLLTHYHSLASFVFGCGINLEIDQEGGHVFRPPSPRSCDSSPASEDGVNSSSGSDAMEEVEVLMERMKLLQECQLEEEAVTQEEMETRFEMEKRESLLVTPSDIAEHSLPPNVMCFVEDPEFGYKDFTRRGEQTPPTFRAQDYTWEDHGYSLINRLYPDVGQLLDEKFQVVYNLTYNTIAMHSGVDTSMLRRAIWNYVHCVFGIRYDDYDYREVNQLLERSLKIYIKTVACYPEKATKRMYTHFWRHFKHSEKVHINLLLLEARMQAALLYALRAITRYMT, from the exons GACAGAGGAGTCAAAATCCCCCGGCAGTTGGGAAGAGGCCCCAGTTCCTTCATCCCGGTGGAAGAG ATCCTACAAGAAGGAGTAGAGAGTGCCCAGCGGCGCCTCTTCATTGAGGCCTTTGTTTCCACAGGCAGGGTGGATAACATTACCATGGTGATGGGGCTGCATCCTGAGTACCTGACAAGCTTCTGGAAAACTCAGTACCTCCTGCTGCGGATGGATGGGCCTTTGCCATATCACAAGCGCCATTACATTGCCATCATG GCTGCTGCAAGACATCAGTGTTCCTATCTGGTTGGCTTCCACATGGGGGAGTTCCTGCAGGTGGGTGGggacccagagtggctgcgagGCTTGCAGTATGCCCCACAGAAACTGAGGAACCTCAACGAAATCAACAAGATCCTGGCCCACCGGCCCTGGCTGATTACCAAGGAACACATTGAG GCGCTCCTGAAGACGAGCGACAACAGTTGGTCTCTGGCAGAACTCATCCAGGCTCTGGTGCTCCTCACACATTACCACTCGCTTGCATCCTTCGTCTTTGGCTGCGGCATCAATCTGGAGATCGACCAGGAAGGAGGCCACGTCTTTCGGCCGCCCTCGCCACGCAGTTGTGATAGCAGTCCGGCCTCGGAGGATGGAGTAAACAGTTCCAGT GGCTCAGATGCTATGGAGGAGGTGGAAGTGCTGATGGAGAGGATGAAGCTTCTGCAAGAGTGCCAGCTGGAAGAGGAGGCAGTCACCCAGGAGGAGATGGAGACCCGCTttgagatggaaaagagagagagtctgCTCGTTACTCCCTCGG ACATTGCTGAACACTCCTTGCCTCCCAATGTGATGTGCTTTGTGGAGGACCCAGAATTTGGATACAAGGATTTCACCAGGAGAGGAGAACAGACGCCCCCGACTTTCCGAGCTCAG GATTACACCTGGGAGGACCATGGCTACTCACTCATCAATCGCCTATATCCTGATGTGGGGCAATTGCTGGATGAGAAATTCCAGGTGGTCTACAACCTGACGTATAACACTATAGCCATGCACAGTGGGGTGGACACATCCATGCTCCGGAGGGCCATCTGGAATTATGTGCACTGTGTCTTCGGCATTCG GTACGATGACTATGATTACAGGGAGGTGAACCAGCTCTTGGAGCGCAGCTTGAAAATCTACATCAAGACCGTGGCCTGCTATCCAGAGAAAGCCACCAAGCGCATGTACACTCACTtctggaggcatttcaaacattCTGAAAAG GTGCATATCAACCTGCTTCTGCTGGAGGCCCGCATGCAGGCTGCCCTGCTGTACGCCTTGCGTGCCATCACCCGCTACATGACCTGA
- the SESN2 gene encoding sestrin-2 isoform X3, translating into MMVADSESCDAPGVQGYLPCKSLGTLRSKEDRGVKIPRQLGRGPSSFIPVEEILQEGVESAQRRLFIEAFVSTGRVDNITMVMGLHPEYLTSFWKTQYLLLRMDGPLPYHKRHYIAIMAAARHQCSYLVGFHMGEFLQVGGDPEWLRGLQYAPQKLRNLNEINKILAHRPWLITKEHIEALLKTSDNSWSLAELIQALVLLTHYHSLASFVFGCGINLEIDQEGGHVFRPPSPRSCDSSPASEDGVNSSSGSDAMEEVEVLMERMKLLQECQLEEEAVTQEEMETRFEMEKRESLLVTPSGKTDIAEHSLPPNVMCFVEDPEFGYKDFTRRGEQTPPTFRAQDYTWEDHGYSLINRLYPDVGQLLDEKFQVVYNLTYNTIAMHSGVDTSMLRRAIWNYVHCVFGIRYDDYDYREVNQLLERSLKIYIKTVACYPEKATKRMYTHFWRHFKHSEKVHINLLLLEARMQAALLYALRAITRYMT; encoded by the exons GACAGAGGAGTCAAAATCCCCCGGCAGTTGGGAAGAGGCCCCAGTTCCTTCATCCCGGTGGAAGAG ATCCTACAAGAAGGAGTAGAGAGTGCCCAGCGGCGCCTCTTCATTGAGGCCTTTGTTTCCACAGGCAGGGTGGATAACATTACCATGGTGATGGGGCTGCATCCTGAGTACCTGACAAGCTTCTGGAAAACTCAGTACCTCCTGCTGCGGATGGATGGGCCTTTGCCATATCACAAGCGCCATTACATTGCCATCATG GCTGCTGCAAGACATCAGTGTTCCTATCTGGTTGGCTTCCACATGGGGGAGTTCCTGCAGGTGGGTGGggacccagagtggctgcgagGCTTGCAGTATGCCCCACAGAAACTGAGGAACCTCAACGAAATCAACAAGATCCTGGCCCACCGGCCCTGGCTGATTACCAAGGAACACATTGAG GCGCTCCTGAAGACGAGCGACAACAGTTGGTCTCTGGCAGAACTCATCCAGGCTCTGGTGCTCCTCACACATTACCACTCGCTTGCATCCTTCGTCTTTGGCTGCGGCATCAATCTGGAGATCGACCAGGAAGGAGGCCACGTCTTTCGGCCGCCCTCGCCACGCAGTTGTGATAGCAGTCCGGCCTCGGAGGATGGAGTAAACAGTTCCAGT GGCTCAGATGCTATGGAGGAGGTGGAAGTGCTGATGGAGAGGATGAAGCTTCTGCAAGAGTGCCAGCTGGAAGAGGAGGCAGTCACCCAGGAGGAGATGGAGACCCGCTttgagatggaaaagagagagagtctgCTCGTTACTCCCTCGGGTAAGACAG ACATTGCTGAACACTCCTTGCCTCCCAATGTGATGTGCTTTGTGGAGGACCCAGAATTTGGATACAAGGATTTCACCAGGAGAGGAGAACAGACGCCCCCGACTTTCCGAGCTCAG GATTACACCTGGGAGGACCATGGCTACTCACTCATCAATCGCCTATATCCTGATGTGGGGCAATTGCTGGATGAGAAATTCCAGGTGGTCTACAACCTGACGTATAACACTATAGCCATGCACAGTGGGGTGGACACATCCATGCTCCGGAGGGCCATCTGGAATTATGTGCACTGTGTCTTCGGCATTCG GTACGATGACTATGATTACAGGGAGGTGAACCAGCTCTTGGAGCGCAGCTTGAAAATCTACATCAAGACCGTGGCCTGCTATCCAGAGAAAGCCACCAAGCGCATGTACACTCACTtctggaggcatttcaaacattCTGAAAAG GTGCATATCAACCTGCTTCTGCTGGAGGCCCGCATGCAGGCTGCCCTGCTGTACGCCTTGCGTGCCATCACCCGCTACATGACCTGA
- the SESN2 gene encoding sestrin-2 isoform X5, translating into MIKRAGRVSRRRKRGCAFPPSENCKMDRGVKIPRQLGRGPSSFIPVEEILQEGVESAQRRLFIEAFVSTGRVDNITMVMGLHPEYLTSFWKTQYLLLRMDGPLPYHKRHYIAIMAAARHQCSYLVGFHMGEFLQVGGDPEWLRGLQYAPQKLRNLNEINKILAHRPWLITKEHIEALLKTSDNSWSLAELIQALVLLTHYHSLASFVFGCGINLEIDQEGGHVFRPPSPRSCDSSPASEDGVNSSSGSDAMEEVEVLMERMKLLQECQLEEEAVTQEEMETRFEMEKRESLLVTPSGKTDIAEHSLPPNVMCFVEDPEFGYKDFTRRGEQTPPTFRAQDYTWEDHGYSLINRLYPDVGQLLDEKFQVVYNLTYNTIAMHSGVDTSMLRRAIWNYVHCVFGIRYDDYDYREVNQLLERSLKIYIKTVACYPEKATKRMYTHFWRHFKHSEKVHINLLLLEARMQAALLYALRAITRYMT; encoded by the exons GACAGAGGAGTCAAAATCCCCCGGCAGTTGGGAAGAGGCCCCAGTTCCTTCATCCCGGTGGAAGAG ATCCTACAAGAAGGAGTAGAGAGTGCCCAGCGGCGCCTCTTCATTGAGGCCTTTGTTTCCACAGGCAGGGTGGATAACATTACCATGGTGATGGGGCTGCATCCTGAGTACCTGACAAGCTTCTGGAAAACTCAGTACCTCCTGCTGCGGATGGATGGGCCTTTGCCATATCACAAGCGCCATTACATTGCCATCATG GCTGCTGCAAGACATCAGTGTTCCTATCTGGTTGGCTTCCACATGGGGGAGTTCCTGCAGGTGGGTGGggacccagagtggctgcgagGCTTGCAGTATGCCCCACAGAAACTGAGGAACCTCAACGAAATCAACAAGATCCTGGCCCACCGGCCCTGGCTGATTACCAAGGAACACATTGAG GCGCTCCTGAAGACGAGCGACAACAGTTGGTCTCTGGCAGAACTCATCCAGGCTCTGGTGCTCCTCACACATTACCACTCGCTTGCATCCTTCGTCTTTGGCTGCGGCATCAATCTGGAGATCGACCAGGAAGGAGGCCACGTCTTTCGGCCGCCCTCGCCACGCAGTTGTGATAGCAGTCCGGCCTCGGAGGATGGAGTAAACAGTTCCAGT GGCTCAGATGCTATGGAGGAGGTGGAAGTGCTGATGGAGAGGATGAAGCTTCTGCAAGAGTGCCAGCTGGAAGAGGAGGCAGTCACCCAGGAGGAGATGGAGACCCGCTttgagatggaaaagagagagagtctgCTCGTTACTCCCTCGGGTAAGACAG ACATTGCTGAACACTCCTTGCCTCCCAATGTGATGTGCTTTGTGGAGGACCCAGAATTTGGATACAAGGATTTCACCAGGAGAGGAGAACAGACGCCCCCGACTTTCCGAGCTCAG GATTACACCTGGGAGGACCATGGCTACTCACTCATCAATCGCCTATATCCTGATGTGGGGCAATTGCTGGATGAGAAATTCCAGGTGGTCTACAACCTGACGTATAACACTATAGCCATGCACAGTGGGGTGGACACATCCATGCTCCGGAGGGCCATCTGGAATTATGTGCACTGTGTCTTCGGCATTCG GTACGATGACTATGATTACAGGGAGGTGAACCAGCTCTTGGAGCGCAGCTTGAAAATCTACATCAAGACCGTGGCCTGCTATCCAGAGAAAGCCACCAAGCGCATGTACACTCACTtctggaggcatttcaaacattCTGAAAAG GTGCATATCAACCTGCTTCTGCTGGAGGCCCGCATGCAGGCTGCCCTGCTGTACGCCTTGCGTGCCATCACCCGCTACATGACCTGA